ATATCTCTTTGCCAGTAATGAAAGAGGTGGGATTAAAATCACCCTCTGATGCCAAATCCCAGACTCCTTAGTCTATACCATGCTTGAGCTCTGTGAATTTCActgctgctgtttttttttttaatggaataaacaaataagaataatataGTACTCATATAATCATCACAGAGTATAAGTAACACTACTGGTGAAGTTGAAGCCCTGTGTGTTTCCATCCTCAATGCCATTGCTGTCCTTCCCCACCCATGGAGAATGACTGTCCTGAACTTGGGTTTATCATTGCTCTTTGCTCCATGTGCAGCCAATATAAGTTATCAGTTTGCATGTTAAAAACTTTATAGAAATGATATAGTGAATATATCTtcctgcaacttgctttttctcccaacatgttttttgagatttttccatctcaatatatgtatatggagTATATTCACTGAAGTGGCAGAATAGCTTAGTGGGCTGCAGTGCAGAAAATGGCTTTTCATATTATATTTAGGAAACATTTCCTAACACTGGAATCAAGAGACTGTTTAATGTGGGTTTTCTCCCCAAAGGTTTAAAGTGTTATTTTGCACATTCAAATCTTTAACCCACCAACAGTTTAAGTTTGTATGTGGTCTGAGGTAGCGATTGAATTTTTGTTGTTCAGCATCATTTATCATGTGACCCATCCCTTACCTGCTCTTCAGTGCCCCCTCCAGCACATCTCAGATGTAGGTGCCTTCCACGGGTCTCTTCCcagctctttcctctgcttcattGGCTTCCGCCTGTGCCCATGCTACTGTGCTCTGCCTTCAGTAAGCAAGGCTTAAGGTCAATCTCAGTATGTGCTAGAACAACTCACCCCCTAGCCATGTTCTTCAGAATTTGCGTGGCTGTCCTTAGCCCTTTGCTcatccatgtaaattttagaatcaacttctCGAGTTCCTTGATAAAGGCTGTTGGAGTTGTTATTGTCATTGCATCAAATTTAAAGGTAATTTGGGAGAGAATCGATACCTTTCCAATACTCAGTCTTTGTATCCGTAAATACATGATAacatctctatctctctctttaatGCCTTTTAATAGAGTTTTATCCTTTACTTTAGAAAGATTTTGTACATCTTTTGTTAAACTTATCCCTGTGTTCTTAATTTTGggttattaaaataatatctttcatattatatttttaattgctaaTGACAAAcacaatttttgtatattgattttggaCTCCCCAACTCTGCTGAACTGTAACTataatattttctgtatgtttataaTGTTTTCTGTGTAGACATTTCCAACATCTGTGAATGGTGAtagttttgtttcctcttttcaaaTTACTCCTTATTGTTTGTCTTAACCCACTACACttactaggacttccagtacaatgttgaataaaagcggTAAAGATACGATTTGAGCTATTGGTGTTCAGTTTTGGACGTGCTGCCTTTAACCAGAGGGCTGGAAGCTGGGACCCTTGTAAGAAAGCATTTCCTTTCTAATAGCACTTCTCAAGTGGGTATGGTGCACATGCGCTTGTGTACCTGTGCTGACATGCCAGGGTTGGTACCAGAAGCACCAGGCATCTTTTTCAGACAGACATCTCCCTCTAAGTTTGGGGGCTATCCTTCTCCCTTGAGGAATCATTCCCACAGTGAGATACCTGTTCCACCTCTCAGTAGTGATAGAGAAAAAAACGTGAAATCCACTGTTTTAGAATGCTGTAGAATGTATCTCGAATCCACGTAGCTAACAAAAGATGCTgatctttgaattattttaaaaatacctgaatAGCAAAGCATTGCAGTAAATAATTTGTGCGGTGCCTTGCCTGTGAGGGTTGTGAACATGTTGTTTGATTCTCTTTCATGCATGACCATCAGATTGTTTAAATAACGAtcatttcttacttttattttttttaaccttcctttctcctctgccaGAAACTCATTTTAACCAGCAGTGCTAGTGTCGTCTTTGAGGGTGTCAACATCAAGAATGGAACCGAAGACCTCCCTTATGCCATGAAACCCATTGACTATTACACGGAGACAAAAATCTTACAGGAGAGAGTATGTACCTGAGAACTCATTGAGTGACAAGCGAGTTCCATGAACATCTGTAAGGtttagatttttaagaaaaatatttatgaagttagTGTTCTCAGGCCTGAATACCTAACTTGGGAAGTAAAATTCATGGATGAAATtcgatttaaaaaataataacaatagcttaATGTGAGTGTTTTACAGGAACTTtctcatttaaacttcacaaTGACCCTATAAGGTGGATATTATTATCATCACCAGGTTACAGATGAGGACAGTTGATGCACAAAGATTCACTTTCTTCCTGAGACTCTGCAACTAGTGGGTGGCTAACCCCATGCACTCAACCTTTACGCTATGCAAGGTTACTCAGTTGCCATAGAAATCAGAGGCAATTTATGATAATTCCAAGCATTCAAGCAGAACTTGGGCTTGACACACAAGTGTTTTCATTTGAACACACCTTCCTAGTGGCACTCTTACCCCCTTCCCATATTCTTAAGCAATGAAAGGATCTtgctttattttaaggaaaagtacGATGCAAGGCACTGGTTTCCACTTGGCAAACTAGCTTCGCCCAGGAGCACCTGGTTTTAGCAGCAGTCCGAGTTGAGTAACAGGGCCAGTAAGCCTTTGGACTCCAGGGCTACAGGGACCCTGACAGCAGCTAGCTCCAGGACTAATGTCCAAGGAGAATATTACCCTAAGGACATACTTAACTTGAAGGCCATAGATGCTCATTGAGCACAGACAGCTTGCCTTAGCAGGGGAAGCTGTGACCTTACCTCTCCCAGGTGTTTGAAGCATATCATACCCACTGAGGTTGCATTTCACAGCCAGCAAACTAGAGCTTAGTACTGGCTTGGCATGCATCCCACTGTGCTGTCTGAGAGCCAGCTGCCTCCCATCTGTTTGGTATTACTCCAACTCAAAAAGTTCCTGAATAACTCATCTGCAGGGAGACACAAGGGCCTCCCCAATCTAGGGGGTGGAAGCCTGGCTTTTTGTAAGCTGCAGTCCTGTCTCCAGCTTCTGCCACCCTCTCCTTGGAGCATGGAGAGCCTCACAGAGCTCCCACCTGATAGGACTTGAACCAAGAAGCACTCTCGTCTAAGGCACTGGGACTCCCCCTGTCTACTGTAAGTGGCAGCCATGCCTCAGACCATCGGTGCCTCACTTGCGTTGACTTTTGGCTGCTCAATTAGAAGTAAGCAAAGCCTATAAATGCCTGCAACATTGACCTTCCTGGAGCCCCATGGCAGCCCCTGTTGGCACACATCTCGCTGTTGATTTTCAGACCTCTCAACTGATGATAAACTCAGTCAACTCAAAGTCAGCCTAAACTCACTGGGAGGAAAACATGTGCAAGAATTTTGCCACCATAGAGTAGAAATCCTAGGTGAGGTGGTACAATAAGTACACATACCAGGCACATACCGAAACAGTTGACGTGGGTCACCTCATTTGGTCAGTGCACAGCCCCATCCGGGTAGGAGCTGTCATGGTCCACATTTTTACCAATAACATAGCAAATCATTCGGGATGTTTTGTCACTTTTGAAGCAAAACCTGTTTCTCTGTACTTCAAGTCCTTAAGTTCTAGTTTGTCCACTAAGCCACGCGAAACATATCTTTTCTGACAGTGGATGACAGAAATAACGGCTGCCACTTCTTGAGTGCTTACTAGGTACTAGGCACTGCTCTAGACTTTACCTGTGTTGGATCATCTCTTTAGCTACCCAGTAACTGCACTGTTTCTCCCAGACCCATTACCTTCTCAGTCCCTTCTTCCTGGCCCACTTGGGTTCATCAGAGACCCTTCCCGGGAGGTGGTTCTTAGAACTGACCAGAGCGGCCTGTGACTGGTGGAAACAAGCACGTGGAGCTTAAGGCAGGAGGCTAAAGGCTAACTTGCTAACTAGAACCCTCAGATTTTTTCCACAAACTGCGGCCAAGGCTCATCTTCCCCTGGCTGCAGTTGTGCATTTTAGGCCTTTCTCTTTAATCATactgtggttgttgttgttgttgttgttgttgtttaagtaggctccacacccaacatagggctttaATTCACAACCCTGAGTCGCATgttccattgactgagccagtcaggtgacCTTGATCATACTGGTTTTGACCCAGCTACCTCTCCTGTGTTTTCAAATTTGGGTGGCATGGGTGGATGGAATAGAGCAGTAGCTTCAAATTATACCAGAGCAGAGGCCAGCCTCCATGTCTCCTGTGAGTCTTGCTACTGACCTGCCCTTTCTGCTCTTTACAGGCAGTCCTGGATGCCAATGATCCTGAGAGGAATTTCTTAACCATAGCCATCCGCCCTCATGGCATTTTTGGCCCAAAGGACCCCCAGTTGGTCCCCATCCTCATTGAGGCAGCCAAGAAAGGCAAGATGAAGTTTGTGATTGGGTAAGTTGGCCCACAATTGGTCTTCTTCATGACCCCTTGACAAGTATCAGTCAAGTTTGTGTAGCTCTCTTCTAATGTGGCCTTTTCTGCCACCCTCTCTGTTTGTCTCCTGGGGCTGCCACAAGTGACCACAAACTGAGGgccttaaaacaacagagattaattctctcccagttctggaggctagaagtccgaAATCAAGGCATTGGCAGGGTTGGTCCTTCTGGAAACTGAGGGAGAATCTCTTCCAGGCCTTTCTCCCAGCTTTTGGTGGTGGCCAGCAGTCTTTGGTGTTACTTAGCTTATAACAAGtcactctaatctctgcctccacATTCACATGAGCatcttttctgtgtgtctctatCCCAATTTCCCTTTTAAAGGGATGCCAGCCACTGGATTTAGAGTCCATCCTACCCCAATATgtcctcatcttaacttgattacaccTTCAGAGACTCtaattccaaataaggtcacatccaaAAGTTCCAGGGagacatgaatttggggaggacagtGTTCAACCTAGTACACTGTCAGGTAGCCTGGGAAAATATTTGTGTCCCTGTTGGGAAATTGAGGAAATAGGCTCAAGGGGGAAAAGAGTGGCACAAGGTCAAGGGCCAGGCCTTCAGCTCTCCTTGCATCTAGGAAGGCAGGTAGAGGTGTTCGCATTCCTCATCAAGGAAAGTGCAGGTGGTAAGACCCTTGCAGGTGGTGACAGAGTGTGGCTGTTTCCCCAGTACAcctggcttccttcctttctttttctttctttcctcctcttattCCTGTGTCCTGGCACCTtgcttctctgcctcttgctttGCTTCCTTGCTGCCCTGTCTTCTTGCTTTGAGGGATTAGAAAGAGATGGTAGAAAAGTGTGAGGCCAAAGTAAGCCATTAGCCCAGAGTGTCCCAGGGGGAGTTGAAGACCCTCTACCCAAATAGAAGCCCAGAGCAGATAATACCGGGGTTGGCCTTGCCAGGATAGGGCAGGCTGGGCACTGGGCTCTCAGACTCATTGCTTGGCCCTTACATATCCCACCTCTGAGGGCCCCAGAAACGTTGGCCCCTGCACATCTCTAACTGTGGAACCATTCCCGGCATGCCCACAGAAATGGGGAGAACCTGGTGGACTTCACCTTCGTGGAGAATGTGGTGCATGGACACATCCTGGCTGCAGAGCACCTCTCCCAAGATGTGGCCATCAGTGGGAAGGTAAggctcctgctcctcctgccccgTGTGTGTTTGCCCGTCTTCGGATTGTGTATCCCCATGATTGGATTTGTTGGCAAATTGCCTTCATGTTCCCGTGTCCTGGCCGATCTGGTCCGAGGTTGATCCCCTATGGTAGGTGGTGGGGTGACATTGCAGTGCCACACAGCTCCAAACAGCCCAAATCCAGGGCCAATGAGCTGGGATTGAATAAACATTCAGGACCTGGTTCTCCATGTTATGTGACCTGGATACACACAGTGGACTTGACTGCTCCCAGCAGGGTCCCACATACATTTGATGGGGTGCTtcctattcatcttttctcctgcttattctggaaatttctccatttctcccccaTTGCCCACCCATGCTCATGCCTCTCACCACTCCAGAGGGGTGGATATACCTAAATGTCCTGGCATTTGGCACCTGGTGGGCAGGATGGACATGTCAGGGGAGGTGAGCCCTCACGCAGAGAGGGGAGAGCACATTAGGGCCTCCTCAGCCTCTCCTCCCACTCATAGGGCctccattttcctgtttctcacCACTACCTTTGGAAGTCCCTCTTTGGGCCTCATTTTTCTCCTGGACCTCTGCTGTTTTCCCACTGCTGTAACACTTAGGGTGGCAGGACTAGGGTAAGTGTGTGGCTTTTGGTTTAGACGAAACACATCACATTTGAGAAATGTAATATAACCTGTTTGTTGCATCTGAAGATAACGAGTTTTACCATGAAGaacattattattaaattaagtgCAATTAACAAACATACTTTCCTGAATTCAGTCTAAGCTTCACTTAAAAATCCTGGCCCATAGGTAAAACTCCTCACCTTCCCTCTCGACTTTAAGGCTACCTGCCCATAGCTGCAAACCAAAAAAGCCCCTCTGCCGCAGTCTGACATTGGTAGATTGGAGACACTaggtgggcaggcagggagagCCACTAGCTTCCTAAAATACTGGTCCCAGGCTGAGCCAGCAGCGTGTGGCTGAGCTCCCAAGTTCCAAGTGTGGTCTTCTCACCTCTGCAGCTGGGGAGCATTTTCTaacttcttgttctctctccagGCATTTCACATCACCAATGACGAGCCCATCCCTTTCTGGACATTCCTGTCTCGTATCCTGACAGGCCTCAACTATGAGGCCCCCAAGTACCACATCCCGTACTGGGTGGCCTACTACCTGGCTCTTCTGCTGTCCCTCCTGGTGATGGTGATCAGTCCTATCATCTGTGTCCAGCCCACTTTCACACCAATGCGGGTCGCACTGGCCGGCACATTCCACTATTACAGCTGTGAGAGAGCCAAACAGGTCATGGGCTACCGGCCCCTGGTCACCATGGATGACGCCATAGAAAGGACTATACAGGGCTTTCACCACCTGCGGAAGGTCAAGTGAGGCACCCCGGATACTGGGCCCTCTCAGTGCATTCCCCAGCCACTAACTGTCCCCTGTGGATCAATAAACTAACCTCCTTCAAGTGAGTTTCCTCTGAGTTTAGGTCTCCTCCTGCCAGTTAGATGAGACCACACCCAGCTCTTCTGCGACCACAAGGGTGGAGAAAGCAGCAGACATTTCTCCCTTTGTAGGATTGGATTTGAATTTCTTAAAGCAGGCAGCTTCATATTCTGCTGTTTGGTGTTCTcgttctttccctcttcctctctgccacccCTCCTGAGTCCTGGGTTACTTATCATTCCAGTGTGCTTGTGCATAATCAAGGAAGCTATAGGGGAAAAACAACCCATTTGCTAATTGATGATGAGAAAGTACATTTTCTTCCATGTGAACTGATACTAGAGGAGAAGCCACAAACTGTTCGAGGAGCCACATAATACAGATATACTAGAAGAAGAGCAGAAGTTATAAACACATGGTGAAACTTCAAATGTACATTTCAAATACACACAGAAGTTagagcaaaaacttaaaaattttaagtaattgtCACCCCACCACCAGCAATCTCCAGAGGGAAGAGACCGCTTGTTGGTCACCTCCATATATGCGTCCAGGTTCTCTCTCAGGTGTAGCTGGTGTGCCTGCCTGCAttgttttttcataaaatgttcttTCATGGACAAATGTCTCTTTAGCAGCAGAGCCCCATTGTCCATTTTAGTTGCAAGGTGGTAGTGTGCCCCAGCAGCCTGCCATTTCAGCTGTGTAGTTCCTGTTCTAACATGGGACGTGGGGCCACTTGACAGTCTGCCACTGAAGAGGTCAGAGAGAAGTACCTCCTGGATCTGCTTGGAGTTTGGGCAGAAACTCCACGAGATGATGCATAAAGGGCTGTTTCTCTGCAGCTCATGTTCATAGAACCCTTCGGCCAGTTTCCAAAAGGCAAAGCACATATGTTTCAGTGCTCTCTATTTTCTGGTGATATTCTGCTTACAGAACCTGCTTTCTTCCCAGACTCATTGAAATGTAATGTTAAAgatttctgctttcttctctgccttgGTCCAGGGGTGGAGAGGCAGCAGGAGAGACTGGAGTAAAGTGAAGGTCTTG
The window above is part of the Panthera tigris isolate Pti1 chromosome X, P.tigris_Pti1_mat1.1, whole genome shotgun sequence genome. Proteins encoded here:
- the NSDHL gene encoding sterol-4-alpha-carboxylate 3-dehydrogenase, decarboxylating isoform X1, which gives rise to MERAFGEPMRDQVTRTHLTEDIPNASKCTVIGGSGFLGQHMVEQLLARGYAVNVFDIRQGFDNPQVHFFLGDLCNQQDLYPALKGVSTVFHCASPPPSSNNKELFYRVNYIGTKNVIETCKEAGVQKLILTSSASVVFEGVNIKNGTEDLPYAMKPIDYYTETKILQERAVLDANDPERNFLTIAIRPHGIFGPKDPQLVPILIEAAKKGKMKFVIGNGENLVDFTFVENVVHGHILAAEHLSQDVAISGKAFHITNDEPIPFWTFLSRILTGLNYEAPKYHIPYWVAYYLALLLSLLVMVISPIICVQPTFTPMRVALAGTFHYYSCERAKQVMGYRPLVTMDDAIERTIQGFHHLRKVK
- the NSDHL gene encoding sterol-4-alpha-carboxylate 3-dehydrogenase, decarboxylating isoform X2, which translates into the protein MVEQLLARGYAVNVFDIRQGFDNPQVHFFLGDLCNQQDLYPALKGVSTVFHCASPPPSSNNKELFYRVNYIGTKNVIETCKEAGVQKLILTSSASVVFEGVNIKNGTEDLPYAMKPIDYYTETKILQERAVLDANDPERNFLTIAIRPHGIFGPKDPQLVPILIEAAKKGKMKFVIGNGENLVDFTFVENVVHGHILAAEHLSQDVAISGKAFHITNDEPIPFWTFLSRILTGLNYEAPKYHIPYWVAYYLALLLSLLVMVISPIICVQPTFTPMRVALAGTFHYYSCERAKQVMGYRPLVTMDDAIERTIQGFHHLRKVK
- the NSDHL gene encoding sterol-4-alpha-carboxylate 3-dehydrogenase, decarboxylating isoform X3 encodes the protein MERAFGEPMRDQVTRTHLTEDIPNASKCTVIGGSGFLGQHMVEQLLARGYAVNVFDIRQGFDNPQVHFFLGDLCNQQDLYPALKGVSTVFHCASPPPSSNNKELFYRVNYIGTKNVIETCKEAGVQAVLDANDPERNFLTIAIRPHGIFGPKDPQLVPILIEAAKKGKMKFVIGNGENLVDFTFVENVVHGHILAAEHLSQDVAISGKAFHITNDEPIPFWTFLSRILTGLNYEAPKYHIPYWVAYYLALLLSLLVMVISPIICVQPTFTPMRVALAGTFHYYSCERAKQVMGYRPLVTMDDAIERTIQGFHHLRKVK